In Vespa velutina chromosome 1, iVesVel2.1, whole genome shotgun sequence, the genomic stretch AtactggaaaagaaaaagttaataaacaattacaGTGCAATACGTCCGATCAAGAAACAAAACTGATACATCAAAGATTTGATAGAAATGATAACGAAAAGGGTAAAGTGTCTTCTACAAGTTCGAATAGTTTCTGCGAATTATCTGGAATTTCGGAAATTACGAGTACACCATCGTCGAGTTTACTTAAATATGCTTCATCTGAGGAAATGGAAACAGCACTCAAACAATTAGGACTTAGTTGGGCTATAACGACATTAAAGAAAACACGAGAAGCAAGTGCTCTAAGTTCGTCGTCTAATTCAGACATAACGCCGTTGAACACTGCTAGAAGAATAATTTCTCCAAATAAAAAACACATAGATCCTAAAATTGGTGATCTATTAGATTTTAGCGATGTCTCTTCTATATCTATTAAAGAAGCTAGTAAAAGTACGGAACAGGCGGTTCTATTTAAAGGTAGAACCTCGACGCCCAAATTACAAAATTCTAATTCCAATAGCGATAAATCTAATTCGGTAGCTACCAATTCTTCTGGGATAAGTTTTCAAGAACGTAGCGATAGTTTGACAGTTCCAAACGTATCACTTATTAAAACGAAACCTAATGTCAAACAATCGAAATATCTTTgacatattacattatataagtTCATATTATCATCTAGTATATTTCTATGCATACTTTACAATACacgaattttatatacatatgacgTTGTTACAAACGCTgttagattataaaaatattaactatattttAATGGCGATGTacctataattttatttctctttcttttttttttttctttttatatacattgttaTTGCTGAAATCTTtattgatattgatattataacgatgaagagaataaacaaaaaataaataaactatcTTTTATACAATCAAAAATGATTGATTATTCTTGAGATATCTACATCGAAATACTTATAAAGAAATGTATTTCACGATGCTCCCACAGAGAATTTAAAGTTACTTATTCGGTCAATCTTTGGACAAATGATTCtagaacaaaaataagaaaatgtatttaatatcataaaaattggtAATACGCGAGAAATTTGGCCATGTGCAATATAcgtgtttttattaattttgaaaattgttgagtcagttttcttttgcattccaACGAGTACATATCGAAACTCTAATCTTTTTAAACTTAagagaatttataaattaatactttcgataatattgctaactatttaaacaatctttaatgtacatgaaataaaataaattaatattaaaataatacattcgattaaatattaaaaagatgataacgtgtgagaaatttaatatactattaatataaaatttcaatatttaaaaattttaatcttggTTTTAGTTGGttttgtgaaaaataaaaaatattgtcttttaattaactttttgaGGACACttttatcgtaaaacaaaTGTGCATATCGACATCGTATCTAgtgaagattaaaaaattatgctaaaaaaaaaaaaaaaagaatggtagAGTGTTGTGTTTCGTCCTGGGACTCCACCGCTCATGGACTCATCAGTAGGGCTTAATAAGAGCGGAGGAAACCCTGCCTTAGACACGATATCATGgtgaatatgtgtgtgtggggGACGAAGATGAATGAAATTTGGGGCACGGGCAAGGGGAAGGGAAagtgtttttttctcttctccctctcacactcctctctctctttaactgcTGTAAAGCACACTCTCCGAAAGTTCGAGGAGGAGAGGCTTGGAGGAGATGTATGTGGGGGGAAATTTGTATAGGAGAACATTCAatccttttttccctccccaCCTTGAGagtattatgataatattacaatattgtCCTCTCTACGACCAACAAATCGCGGGCGCTGGGGATCGAGAAGAACACAGGCTCTCGACAGACAGAGGGAAGGGAGCTCCTGCCGGGCTATGTAGGATCCCCACCAACTTATGGCGCACGGGGCAGGACGCGCGGCAGCAGCGCGAGAAAGGTCGCAGGCAATTCTGTTTAACCCTAGGCGGGCAACTAAGGCAACACAATCtctaacaatatatatatatatcatcataacctcaatcgtttttttttaacgacaaACATTACACAACCGGACATCTCTCTCCAACTGAAGATAAccaaagagagagggtggcaAGGCGCGGgcagagagagaaggattttATTAAGTTTTTTAAATTCCCATGGAAAAGAACCCCTTTGAAAAACTCTTTTAATTTGCCAGAATGGAAGATGGAGTTTTTAAAACCGCGCGGCGTTGGCTAAatctgattttatttaatttaacaatgaTTGTAAACTAACATTAAATCACAACACCCCAAAACAACAAACACGTTTCGTCCCAGGTCCGTTTGCGAGGACTCATCAGTAAGGCTAACAAACGGACCCTGCCCTAGACGTGATGAAGAATATCTCAGAACtcatatatattgttatcgCACTATATTTGGGTAATTGCGAGAAACATTGTCGATGTTGCGACGTCTAGCGGCAATTTCACGAAAGTGATCGCTACAAAATCAGCTGTTATCCTATCTCGAAttgtttaatttctctttttttggtgggaaaaatgtttcgttataatcatcgtattattattatttaaatgatattaaatatcaaatctgtaacaagatattaaatatagaaaaaaaaaaaaatggataatgATTTTGATATCTACGAGGACTTGTCCAATTACGATATAAAGGATGATGAGAATGTaaggaattttttaatacaaatattattataatatatattttttatttctatgaatattaaaatattcctattatattatattagccttctaaaaataatgaagctctttcgaaagaatgcgaggaattaaagaaagaagttaACGAGCTTaaggaaaaattagaaaatcttCAAAAGGTTAATGAAACCTTAGAGGTTAACTTATCTTCTTTACTTAAAACAGCCAAGGCCGAAATTACGCGAAAAGATAAGATGATAGATGAACTTAGAAAGCAGtaagtatttttttgtaaatatattttaatctatatttttattaacttcaaTATATTGCCTTTTAGAGTAGACAATATGTCATTTAGACGTGGCCACTTTAATAGAAacgtaaaagatattaatgacaAATCAATGCAGCAGTTGCCTGTACAAAATCTACATGAATATAGTCATGTACAACAATATTCTGAGAGTGAAAGAACTTCGGTGtctaatttacaaaatttaaattcaaataacgataagtatAATTCAGTTGCTAGTAGTTCTTCTGATACGACTTTTCAAAACTCTAGTACTGTTAATTGTAATCACCCTGATGAAGATCAAGTTGTGTCAGATTATGAAAGTTATAATGATCAATTTTGCAATACAAGGTATCAATCTAAAAAGTTACAAGTACCTTATATGGGTAGTACTACTGTTTTTACCGAACGTTTGCGTAAAAGGATaatggaagaagaagcagaacaGAAACGGAAATTATTGGAAGAAGAGGATAagacaaatttattatcagaagataaagacgataaaaataccaaaattaatatcgatgacAAAGAAAATCATTCTTACTGtagtatattaaatttaaatgtgGATGATACGAGTTTGAAGAGTAAAGAAGctgtatgtaattttattgataatactaatattcCAAAACACAATGATGTTTCTATGACAAATCAACAAAGGCCagcattaaatattaaagtttCTGAGAAAAGGCTGGATAATGTTGATACACACTTTAGCAAACGACGAAAATTAGATATAGAACAAAATTTGTGTCCAGATAAAAATAGTCTTCCTGTAGAAGATGCATTTAATGAATATGATCATGGTATTATATCTAGTACAAAAACAGACAAATTAAATTGTGAAGAAAATAGTAATTcttatattgaaagaaatactTGGAATGATAACAAATATGATAAAGGTACAAGATCAAATAATACCGCGTacagaagaaaggaaaaggaatattataaaaaattcaacaatgattacaataattattccaAAGAAAGTATTctatattatgaaaagaatAGATATAATCATACACGGAGTAGGTCACCTCTtccaaaatattttgatagaaAGCATAAATATCACGATGATCGATACAGAAATTACAGAGATAGATTTGACAGAAGACGAAATTCTcaagataaagaggaagataCTTTAATATCTTCCGATAGAAGATCCTATGATTTAcgcaataaagataaaaataggtCTACTGAAAAATATGGTACTACAGATTTTAATTCATCAATAAATAAAGGGAGCAAATATTCAATTTCACATGTCTCTAGATCTGTATCACATGAAAGAAGTAGGagtagagaaagaacaaatcataaaatttatgataggagatatttaaaatctacAAGGCATGATAAGAATTCGGAAgaacgtgaaaatattttttcgaaaaagaaaagtgaaataaacGAATCGAAAGGTATAATATCtctgtcaaaaaaaaaaaatgatatttcagacaaatcaattaaaacaaatactatcgatgaaattttagAGGATGGCGAAATTGTATCTCCCATTAAATctaatctaaataataaaacaaaagaaataaaggatatTTCTAATGTAGAAACTCATAAAGATTCTCTTGATCAATTTGAAAATGTATCAAAATTTTCTGACGAAGTGAATACGCGTATATGtttaaagaaaacatatagtaaaaatatagaatataaaaaaaaaaaaattgatcaagttgagaaagataaagatattattgtaGCTATAACAACTACttcagaagaaaaatatattcctttgGTTGAAAATAAACAGGATTGTATGGTAACATCTACAAACAATATTATACCACTTTTAATATGTATTGACaatgatattgataaaaatgatatcaatGAAGAAAAGTGTGATAAAGAAATTGTACAATTAGAGAAGGCTTCTAAAGAAGCCGATAGCACTTGCGATATGCAAAACTTTCCTGAGGATATATCAAGAAccattaaagaaatttctgTTGAAACAATTAGACaagaaagtaatattatttgtaaatataatgatgaaatagaagaagaaagtatttCTAATACTTCCAATGTAGATATAGTTAaagataatgttttttttattgaaaaacacaaaacagaaaatgatatatcaaaagataaatataatatgtcaGATAACAATTATGATAATCAAGTTCCTATATTAAATGATCAACAGGAGCCATTAGTAAAAGTTCATCAAGAAGTTGCAGCTACGACACAAGATCTCCaaggaaatgaagaagataatAGTGAAAATGAGATTGTTAAGGTTAAAgcatcgaaaaataataaaaaagaaggatcagAGTCCGAAAATTCTAAAGTCATTATTTTTGCTCGGCGTAGAAAGCATGTACAATTAACTGATAATAATGCATCTATGACTGTTGTAATAAatcctaataatattaattcagaTGTTAATGTAAAGAACAGCGTTGAAAGTAATTTGAAACTACGAGCATGTAAAGTATCTCGTTCTTATAAAGATGTattgtaagtataataaaatacaaaacattatattataatttgtttttaaactACACAatctattacttttttatcttaagGCTCTTCattatcaatgattttataatgacTTAAGCCAAAAGTGAGCCTAACTATAATTCATGgaagatttttataaacaaagtcttattttaaagatgaagacttgaacgagaaaataacttggtcaaatttatgaaaaaattttttctttaaaacaaaaaagaaatgaacagTTTATGATTAAAGATCTTCATCACATTTCATCGTAGCATATTCATattcgtaaagaaaatttgtataattaattatctattttcaaagaaatacaatttgcaatatgatttatttcttgtttttatcaGATGTATCACTATTTTTACTATCTACAAAAATTCGATCATATCGtcggatataaaattattacctaACTATCGATGGTCAAAATAGATCCCTATTTTACCAACGATATCTGTATATACTGTTGGTAAAATAGGGATCTATTTTGAACCGTTGGTAAAATAGATTTGTACTTTACCATTAATTTCTAAGGACCCCGCTTTaacgaatttttaaaaaatcttttcatctatacataaattattcacgaagaaatatcattttataacatgattttttcttttttttttttaacgaaacctCGTTCATCAAAATTTCGATTAAGAAATATGCCTGGTCTCATTGTcggtataaattattataaaagtaggGGTAATGAATAGCCCTGATCTAAGTTCTTAtgagtttatttcttttctcttttttatgttaattattttacatataaaaaaaaaaaaaaaaaaaaaaaaagaaaaaaaaacaggaagagaaaagggaattcgtgaaaaagaaaaaaagtaaatccaTAAACATATTGCCTGCAGATATGACGTTTATTTCTTCGTCAATGATAGTATATCATCTCTGTAATATATTGACATAATacagtaattaaaaaatatagtcCGTTTTCTAAAGGTGCAATCATTAACGTAggtaaaatgtaataacgctAGTTAAACGTTTGTTAATTATCGTTGTGTGTGACCGTAActcgatatataattaaatcaaacgCTACGACTCCACTgcaattgaataattaaaatgttattacaaaatacaaaGTGCAAATACTatttatacatgcatatatctaCTTATACGCACGCGAAGGAGggaatttgtttcttttattcgttaaataGTTGCACAacttgaatatatttctttttataatcttgTAAAATTTCACTTTTTACGAATCATACGTAGTAAATAACAAGTTGCCCAGCCTAAAAACACTTGTCAATAAACATTGcccatttattttaatagaattatttggaataaaaagtcgaatataaaaaagaaaaatttttaaatgaaaattaacagTGATAATCGTTGCATCGACTTTAAACGCTGTGTTAAACTAAATaaacgttcttttctttctctctctctctctctctctctctctctctctctctctctctctctctctctctctctctctctctctctctctcattggcCTAAAGTTTTAAACAAATGTATGTGAACTATTTATATAGGTAAAAAATCATTCTACtaattatatacttgtatattatttaaggACACATGGGCAATACAGGATCGAGAATGAACATATATCACTATCTCTTAACGATATATGGCTGTATAAAGAGCTGAAGGTCCGTATTCGAAGCGTTCTAACAGATTCCTCAGTTCTAAagcatttgtttattttccaaaaatatttcatatcgttTCTACATTTA encodes the following:
- the LOC124955578 gene encoding putative uncharacterized protein DDB_G0282133, yielding MDNDFDIYEDLSNYDIKDDENPSKNNEALSKECEELKKEVNELKEKLENLQKVNETLEVNLSSLLKTAKAEITRKDKMIDELRKQVDNMSFRRGHFNRNVKDINDKSMQQLPVQNLHEYSHVQQYSESERTSVSNLQNLNSNNDKYNSVASSSSDTTFQNSSTVNCNHPDEDQVVSDYESYNDQFCNTRYQSKKLQVPYMGSTTVFTERLRKRIMEEEAEQKRKLLEEEDKTNLLSEDKDDKNTKINIDDKENHSYCSILNLNVDDTSLKSKEAVCNFIDNTNIPKHNDVSMTNQQRPALNIKVSEKRLDNVDTHFSKRRKLDIEQNLCPDKNSLPVEDAFNEYDHGIISSTKTDKLNCEENSNSYIERNTWNDNKYDKGTRSNNTAYRRKEKEYYKKFNNDYNNYSKESILYYEKNRYNHTRSRSPLPKYFDRKHKYHDDRYRNYRDRFDRRRNSQDKEEDTLISSDRRSYDLRNKDKNRSTEKYGTTDFNSSINKGSKYSISHVSRSVSHERSRSRERTNHKIYDRRYLKSTRHDKNSEERENIFSKKKSEINESKGIISLSKKKNDISDKSIKTNTIDEILEDGEIVSPIKSNLNNKTKEIKDISNVETHKDSLDQFENVSKFSDEVNTRICLKKTYSKNIEYKKKKIDQVEKDKDIIVAITTTSEEKYIPLVENKQDCMVTSTNNIIPLLICIDNDIDKNDINEEKCDKEIVQLEKASKEADSTCDMQNFPEDISRTIKEISVETIRQESNIICKYNDEIEEESISNTSNVDIVKDNVFFIEKHKTENDISKDKYNMSDNNYDNQVPILNDQQEPLVKVHQEVAATTQDLQGNEEDNSENEIVKVKASKNNKKEGSESENSKVIIFARRRKHVQLTDNNASMTVVINPNNINSDVNVKNSVESNLKLRACKVSRSYKDVLLFIINDFIMT